The genome window ATTACTGGGAACGACATGATATGGAAGGGCTCAAAGACTTGCTGGATGACGTGAAAACACTTCTGAACAACGCCAGAAAGGGCGAAAACCCGGATGAGCATCTATGAGCCACTGTACATTGATTACTTAATCTACTTCAATCGGGATCAGGATTATTTCGAGTGCCATGAAGTGCTGGAAGAATTGTGGCTTGAACGGAACCGGGATTCTCTCTATAAAGGATTGTTGCAGATTGCGGTTGGTTTATACCACTTCAGGAATGGCAATCTCCGCGGAGGAACGATGATGTTACAGAGTTCACTTGACCTTCTGGAACCTTATCCTGATACGATTCTGGGCATTGACCTTGGGGCTTTGGTACGGGATGTACAGGAAATCGTGAAGGAACTGTCCCAATCAGATGATCAGTCTGTGTCTTACAGGGATTTGTCCATACGAATTGTTGATGAGGTCTTGGAACAGGAGATTTCTAGAAGATCACTTGAGCTAAAACCTAATATTCCGCAACGCCGGAGTCCTACCAGAGGGCGTATATACGAAGAGAAGATGAAGGCGATGAAGCAGGGTGAAAGTTGAGTTGTAATCAGCGTTAGCATTCATACGAGCATCTCATGGATTTGAAATTCCATGGTTATGAAACACCCCGATTATTCCTGTGAAGGGAACAATCGGGGTGTTTTTGAATGTTGCATCATATTCAGATAATTGCAGGTGGCACAGCCTGTCCTTTAACAGATCAGTGTCTGGTGTGTTAGGACCTTAATTGTGCTTAATTATGAAGTTGATCTATCCGTTAGCTTGCCGAAGGAGTGGCATTGCCTTTATATTTTTCGAAAAATTGTTTGTAATCGTCTAACGTGTAGCCTTGATCACTGCCATTCTCTTGCAGTCCGCCAACCATACGGTCTTTCTCGACACCAGCTTCATAATAGACGAGTGTAGGCGTGAACTCGATGTTGTAATCGGTCCATCCTGCTTCGAATTCGCGCAGATTGAACTGCGGAAGCTCAATACCTTCACTGTCAACCAGTGGCATCAACTGAGGTGTTGTGGCACGGCAGTGCGAGCAGTCGGAAGCGAAGAAATAAACAAAGAAGCTGTCTTTGTTATCAATCTTGGCTTTGAGATCCGCGGGAAGAATGATTTGTTGGTAATTGGGATCGCTAAGTAGCTCCCGTGTCGCTGGATTAAGCTTGGAAGCAGCGATGCCATAAGCATTTTCTACTGAATCCATCTGTTTCTTGGATTGTTGGTCTACAACAACCAATGCAGCAATCATAACGACTAAAATACCCAGGAAAATAAGGATCGCAGCACTTTTCTTTTTCTTCTTGGATTTCATCGGACATCCCCCATCGATCATATCGAAATATAGTTTGGGCAAAAATATAGGTTGGGATAATATGCATAAACACCCGGATTTTTGCTCAGGAATCAATCTACTTGCCATTATACTACATTACACGCTGTAGTGGAATAGATACGATATGATAGGAAAGCAAAGCTTGGATATGATAAAATAAAACGATATTGCAATCTTACCAAGACAGGATGAGTGGGAATATGGGTGTAAAGTTACCTTTGATATTTGCTGAGCGAATGAAAAGTTTGCTGGGTGATGAGTATGAACAATTTATGAAATCTTATGAACAGTCTCCTCATGCGGGACTGAGAGTTAATACGCTGAAAATATCGATGGAACAGTTCGATGAGATTGCTCCGTTTGATCTAAGACCTATTCCTTGGTGTGAGACAGGATTCTATGTACCTCATGGTGTTAAACCGGGGCTGCACCCTTATTATCATGCTGGTCTGTATTATATACAGGAACCAAGTGCAATGGCTCCAGTTGAATTATTGCAGGTGAAGCCTGGTGATCGTGTGCTTGATCTCTGTGCTGCCCCAGGAGGGAAAACAACACAGATTGCTGCGAAGCTGCAAGGCAAGGGTGTGCTTGTCACGAACGATATCCATGCTGAACGCACCAAAGCGCTGGCCAAGAACGTGGAATTGTACGGGGTGCGGAACGCCGTTGTTTTGAATGAGTCGCCCGAGCGGATCGCGAATGCATTTCCTCATTATTTTGACAAAGTATTAATTGATGCGCCTTGTTCAGGTGAAGGTATGTTCCGCAAGGATGAAGACATGGTGAAATCGTGGGAACATCATTCGGTGGATAAATGTGTACTCATGCAGCGGGATATTTTGGAGACTGCCGCACGATTGCTGGCTCCAGGAGGTACAATTGTATATTCGACATGTACCTTTGCGCCGGAGGAAAATGAAGCAATGATTGCGGAGTTTCTGAATGTGAACCGTGATTTCGTTGTAAAGGACATTCCTGAAGAGACAGGATTCGCTCCAGGGCGTCCGGAATGGGTGCGTCAGATGATGCCTGAGAAGGCTGATGATACAAAAGAAGTGCTGGATCAAACGCGTGGTACCGCAAGATTGTGGCCTCACCTTTTGGAAGGGGAAGGACATTATGTCGCTGTATTACAGCATCGTGCAGAGCAAGGACTCGAAACAGATCAACCAGGAGTAGTTCAAGAAGGAGCAATGGAGTATGGACAGGTCGAGGATGTGTCCAGGATTGAAGTAGAGGGGAACCAGGATCACTCTATTGCTGCTTCTTCAATTGCTATGACCAAGGCTGATCGTAAAAAGGAACGTTTGCTGCGAATCGAATCCAGAGAGTCCCATGACAGACAAGCTGGTGGAGGCAAGAATACGAGTAGATCGAGCAAAAAAGGTAAAGATTACAGTGGACGTAAATCGGAACGGGGTCAGGGACGCGGAGCTGATCCGGCAAGTATGGACCCGATTGCGATCTATACTTCGTTTATGAAAGAACAATTGGAGATGGATCTAACTGGAGAAACGGTATGTTACGGAGATCGTGTGTATCAATCATCGGTAGGTGCAGCAAGGTTGGAGGGACTGAAAGTCATTCGCCCAGGCTGGTTTATGGGCACAATCAAGAATGGCCGATTTGTTCCTTCCCACCCGCTTGCGTGTGCTCTGAATGCATCTGAGGCACGGCGAAGCGTGAATCTGTCATCGGCTAATGGCGAAGCCGTGAGGTACCTCAAGGGTGAAACGTTGAATATCGAAGAAGAACGAGTGGTGCTCAAGGCGGATACAGTCGCCAAAGGGTATGTTCTTGTGTGTGTAGATGGTTATGCCGCTGGCTGGGGAAAATGGCTGGATGGTGTATTGAAGAATGAATATCCGGCAGGCTGGAGGTGGACATCGGTATGAGTGGAAAAGGCAAACAAACGCTGCGTCTGGACAAAATATTGAGTCATATGGGTGTGGGAACACGAAGTGAACTCAAAAAGATGGTGAAGCAAGGCAGAATCCATGTGGACGGCAAGGCGGTGAAAGATAGTGGTGTACAGGTAAATCCCGAGGTCAACGTCATTGAAGCTGACGGAGAGCGGATTGTGTACCGGGAGATGATCTATCTGATGCTGCATAAACCTCCGGGTGTTGTGTCTGCTACGGAAGACAACAGAGATAAGACGGTGCTGGATCTGCTGCGCAAAGAGGATCGGGTGTTCAATCCTTTTCCTGTGGGACGATTGGATAAGGATACGGAGGGACTGCTCATTCTCACGAATGATGGTCCACTTGCCCATGATCTGTTATCTCCACGCAAGCATGTGCCCAAAACCTATGAAGCCCGTGTATTGGGAAATGTGGATGATGCGGATGTGCAACGTTTCAAAGCGGGCATTCAATTGGATGACGGATACGAGACATTGCCTGCTGAGTTGACTTTACTTGGCCGGGAAGAGACCGAAGAAGGCACGATCTCGTCGATCTCGCTTATTATTCACGAGGGGAAATTTCATCAGGTGAAACGTATGTTTCAGGCGGTGGGCAAGCGAGTGATCTATCTGAAACGCGTAGCGATGGGTGAGCTTGAATTAGCTTCCGATCTAGCCATCGGAAGCTATCGTGAACTAACCGCAGACGAGTTAAACCTTCTGCGGAAGTAAAGCTCCCGTCCTGCGCGAAGCGGAGCAGGGAGTTGTGGAGGGAAGCGAAGCCCCGATACGACCGCCGAAGGCGAGAAAGCTCCCGTCCTGCGCGAAGCGGAGCAGGGAGCTGTGGAGGGGGCGAAGCCCCGATACGACCGCCGAAGGCGAGAAAGCTCCCGTCCTGCGCGAAGCGGAGCAGGGAGTTGTGGAGGGAGGCGAAGCCCCGATACGACCGCCGAAGGCGGGAAAGCTCCCGCTCTTCACGAAGTGAAGCAGGGAGTTGTGGAAGGAGGCGAAGCCCTGATACGAACGCCGAAGGCGGGAAAGCTCCCGCTCTTCACGAAGTGAAGCAGGGAGTTGTGGAAGGAAGCGAAGCCCTGATACGAACGCCGAAGGCGGGAAAGCTCCCGTTCTTCACGAAGTGAAGCAGGGAGTTGTGGAAGGAAGCGAAGCCCCGATACGACCGCCGAAGGCGAGAAAGCTCCCGTTCTTCACGAAGTGAAGCAGGGAGTTGTGGAGGGAAGCGAAGCCCTGCCCGAAATGGTCCCGGTTAAGCTTGGGTGGGATCGCCGCTGATAAGCGGTGTTCCCGGCAACAAGCGTTCCTACGCCAACCGTTACATAGCAAGACCCGACCTACCACCGATGAGCAAGACGGGAGTCCAGAGGGCAGAGCTCTCTGGGGCCCTCCCTCGGAAGGGAGGGTTTGGGTGGGTGCGACTACTTAATAGATGAGGAATGAAGCCAGAATGACGTATAAACTAATTGCACTAGATGTAGATGGAACACTGCTGAATGACCATCATGAACTAACCGAATGGACTCAGGAGACCTTGATCCAAGCTTCCCGTCAGGGAGCAGAGATCGTTCTATGTTCAGGTAGAGGTCCTGCCAATACGATTCCTTTCATGGAGCAGATGGGACTGGATGGATATGTGATTACACATAATGGCGCTGTAACGGCGCAAGTGGATACTCGTGAGGTGGTTCATCATTTTGCATTGGATGGACAAGGACTGGAGCCGATCATATCCTACTGTCGAACCAATGGAGTACATTTTGACATCAATACGGCATTTGGTCTGTATGTGGATCAACCAGAAGGTCTGGGATTGCAGGTGCGTGAGATGTATTACAACTTTATGGCAGAGCCACTGAAGTTACCCAAGTGGGTTGACATGACAGAACCGCTGGCCAAGTTCACTGCATTTGGACCGATTGAACAGATGGATGCCGTACTTCAGGAGTGGTCTACCTGGAATCTGCCTTATTATATGACACGGAGTGGTGATTTTTTTATTGACCTGATGCATCCCGAAGCGTCCAAAGGTGCTGCGCTTAAAAGGCTTGCCGAATCCAAAGGAATCATGCCTTCGGAGATCATGGCGATTGGCAACTACTTCAACGATATTACGATGCTGACTTTTGCGGGCAAAGGCATTGCCATGGATAACTCACCTGACGAGGTGAAAGCTGCCGCGGACGAGGTGACCCTCTCTAATAACGAGCAGGGAGTAGCACACGCAATCCAAAAATATGTCTTATCGGTTTAATCCTGCATCTTATACGTAAAATGCACGCTTTCCTCATAATCTACCGTCCTCAGGGGCATCCTAAGAGAATAACGTTAGGAATTGAGGAGGACACGTGATGAAATATGATGTGGAATTGGTTGCAGACCTGCGGACATCAGGTGGAGAAGTGCAGGACGTGATGATCAATGGTCAATATGCAGGCTCACTTTTTCTCGTGTACAGAGAAGGAGACCGTTTATCAGGCAGTCTTCAGATCGAGCAGGAGTCTCTGCCAGATGACACAGAGCAACTTATTGTGGATAAAGTGCATACCTATGTCCGATCTCTTGCAGATGCGTTGGAAGCTGCATATTATGAAGTGCTGGTTAGTTGCGGCTCATTGCACTCAGTTCTGCATAAGCCTGAGTCAGATACGATGTGGCCGTCTGAGGATATGAATCATCACGATGGCAGCTATGACGATATAGACAGCAGTGAAAGTAAGGTAATTCCTGTTTCACAAGCCGAATCGTTTACATATGAAGATCGGGATCAGGTTCTGGAGATGGAAATGGTAAGCGCAGGACGCAGCATATCCACCTATATATTCAATGATGTCGAAGGACAGGAGCTTGCAGAAGCTTCTCTAAAACAATATGGCGCTGATGTGCAAGGTGAAATACACTGGTATGACGAGCCGGAAGAGAACCAATTGGAAGCCGCAGCAGAGTTGCTGGTCAGAGAGCTGGATGAGGACATCATCGATACGATTACGATCCGCATGTGGCATCAGGGGAATGAACTCGAGACGTTAGAGTGGATACATCGCGATTTCTCCGAGGAATTTGAGGATCTGGATGAATCCGATCAGGATGAGCTGGAAGCTGCTGAAGAAGCATGTTATGTCATGCTGAAACGTAAGGACCGGGAGTTCCGGGTGTATGAGCTATTTCTTCAGGAACGAGGTGGGTTGCCTGTCGGAACAGCAACAATAGACACCTCTCAATCCGATCTGACGGGATACATTGATTACGAGGTTCCTGGAACCAGTGTGCAGCGAAAGAGCCTTGTCGAAGTGTTGATGCAGGAGTTGGACAAGGAGATGGAGTTTGATACCCTTCATCTTACGATGTTGTATCGAAATCAGATTATTGATGAAGCCAGAATAGATGGGTAAAAGGCAACTGCCTTTTACCTTTTTTTGTTCTCATTTTGACGAAAAATTCATTTCCCGGTATAGTACCATTAGTTTAATAGAGCTCAGGAAGCGGAGGAGAACAATATGCACTCATTCAGGATCAGTAGCGAATATATTAACGATGGTTTTCAAGCGGTTCAGGCGAAGCCCGAAGATACGGAGGATGTGATGTCGCTGTTGGTGGAGACAGCCGAATGGTTACAGGGCCAAGGTTCTACCCAATGGAACGCTTTGCTTCAAGGTGAAGATTCACATGATACGGCAGGGGCAATTCGGCGCGGGGATGTGTTTGTATTTAAAAAAGGAGCTGACGTAGCGGGAATGGTCATCCTTATGGTTCAGCCAAGCCCGTGGGATATTCACCTCTGGGGTTCAAAAGCTTACGCCGAGGATGGCGCAATCTATCTGCATCGGCTGGCGATCCGAAGAAAATATGCCCAGAGCGGTCTGGGACGAGCAATATTGGAATGGTCCAGCAGCGGTATACACTTTGAAGGCAAACATACGGTTCGTTTGGACTGCGGAGCCGACAACGCAACGTTAAACGCCTTTTACGCGCGGAACGGGTATACTTTTTTGGGAGAGACTGATGGTTACAGTACATATGAGAAGCCGGTGGAGCTCCTGAGCTGAGCATGATGACTGTACTCTGATTTTAATTATAATTATTATCAAATATATATTGATGACA of Paenibacillus sp. FSL R5-0517 contains these proteins:
- a CDS encoding thioredoxin family protein, which encodes MKSKKKKKSAAILIFLGILVVMIAALVVVDQQSKKQMDSVENAYGIAASKLNPATRELLSDPNYQQIILPADLKAKIDNKDSFFVYFFASDCSHCRATTPQLMPLVDSEGIELPQFNLREFEAGWTDYNIEFTPTLVYYEAGVEKDRMVGGLQENGSDQGYTLDDYKQFFEKYKGNATPSAS
- a CDS encoding Cof-type HAD-IIB family hydrolase; translated protein: MTYKLIALDVDGTLLNDHHELTEWTQETLIQASRQGAEIVLCSGRGPANTIPFMEQMGLDGYVITHNGAVTAQVDTREVVHHFALDGQGLEPIISYCRTNGVHFDINTAFGLYVDQPEGLGLQVREMYYNFMAEPLKLPKWVDMTEPLAKFTAFGPIEQMDAVLQEWSTWNLPYYMTRSGDFFIDLMHPEASKGAALKRLAESKGIMPSEIMAIGNYFNDITMLTFAGKGIAMDNSPDEVKAAADEVTLSNNEQGVAHAIQKYVLSV
- a CDS encoding DUF309 domain-containing protein; translated protein: MSIYEPLYIDYLIYFNRDQDYFECHEVLEELWLERNRDSLYKGLLQIAVGLYHFRNGNLRGGTMMLQSSLDLLEPYPDTILGIDLGALVRDVQEIVKELSQSDDQSVSYRDLSIRIVDEVLEQEISRRSLELKPNIPQRRSPTRGRIYEEKMKAMKQGES
- a CDS encoding RsmB/NOP family class I SAM-dependent RNA methyltransferase, producing the protein MGVKLPLIFAERMKSLLGDEYEQFMKSYEQSPHAGLRVNTLKISMEQFDEIAPFDLRPIPWCETGFYVPHGVKPGLHPYYHAGLYYIQEPSAMAPVELLQVKPGDRVLDLCAAPGGKTTQIAAKLQGKGVLVTNDIHAERTKALAKNVELYGVRNAVVLNESPERIANAFPHYFDKVLIDAPCSGEGMFRKDEDMVKSWEHHSVDKCVLMQRDILETAARLLAPGGTIVYSTCTFAPEENEAMIAEFLNVNRDFVVKDIPEETGFAPGRPEWVRQMMPEKADDTKEVLDQTRGTARLWPHLLEGEGHYVAVLQHRAEQGLETDQPGVVQEGAMEYGQVEDVSRIEVEGNQDHSIAASSIAMTKADRKKERLLRIESRESHDRQAGGGKNTSRSSKKGKDYSGRKSERGQGRGADPASMDPIAIYTSFMKEQLEMDLTGETVCYGDRVYQSSVGAARLEGLKVIRPGWFMGTIKNGRFVPSHPLACALNASEARRSVNLSSANGEAVRYLKGETLNIEEERVVLKADTVAKGYVLVCVDGYAAGWGKWLDGVLKNEYPAGWRWTSV
- a CDS encoding pseudouridine synthase → MSGKGKQTLRLDKILSHMGVGTRSELKKMVKQGRIHVDGKAVKDSGVQVNPEVNVIEADGERIVYREMIYLMLHKPPGVVSATEDNRDKTVLDLLRKEDRVFNPFPVGRLDKDTEGLLILTNDGPLAHDLLSPRKHVPKTYEARVLGNVDDADVQRFKAGIQLDDGYETLPAELTLLGREETEEGTISSISLIIHEGKFHQVKRMFQAVGKRVIYLKRVAMGELELASDLAIGSYRELTADELNLLRK
- a CDS encoding GNAT family N-acetyltransferase, translating into MHSFRISSEYINDGFQAVQAKPEDTEDVMSLLVETAEWLQGQGSTQWNALLQGEDSHDTAGAIRRGDVFVFKKGADVAGMVILMVQPSPWDIHLWGSKAYAEDGAIYLHRLAIRRKYAQSGLGRAILEWSSSGIHFEGKHTVRLDCGADNATLNAFYARNGYTFLGETDGYSTYEKPVELLS